The following coding sequences lie in one Apium graveolens cultivar Ventura chromosome 3, ASM990537v1, whole genome shotgun sequence genomic window:
- the LOC141715062 gene encoding uncharacterized protein LOC141715062 — protein MKRLSQRRSGVAGLKIDISKDYDRLEWGFIRNMLKKIGFTESWCSRVMGLIETVSYSFLQNCEVFGVVVPQRGVRQGDPISPSIYILYAEGLSSIIRRNEDVGLIHGYTIARGAPRISHLLFADDYYFFFIAVPAEAIVMKRILDRYENISGQMVNYSKLAVTFSKNTREENRREVCDQLGVQETRNPGTYLGMPMYIGRRKTALFSGLVDKVEQKIHTWQNQTLSEAGKVTLLKTGAQAIPNFWMNMLLIPATVCEGLERRMNNFWWGNGRSVKGVKWMSWDKLCEVKEAGGLGFKKVRTFNISMLAKQAWRLVTNANPLVISKMRARNCLPTAAALLGRHVDVSPICSWCHSQVEDDMHVLFRCCFAKDLWAEIGFSQLVSDYADDTVFTLLNRVFQLGTKEQLVMVGLLCWNLWQRRNTWVWNRVNLSIFGIKSKSCHMLAEWNRAKGLSARKVTQQECGNRVWCKPSTGWIKINTNAACLVGSDRVGVGCVVRDERGRFVRSRTNIFMQQMQPREAEAMGLREALSWVKEWRNNKCVFECNAKLLVDAVNGGAGKSYFDTIVDDCRDILKHFEEVSITFVYRAANTAAHMLARAAHSMSDSQEWLSTAPEFISCNLISKGI, from the exons ATGAAACGTCTATCTCAAAGAAGAAGTGGAGTGGCTGGACTAAAGATTGATATCTCAAAGGATTACGATAGGTTGGAATGGGGATTTATACGAAATATGTTGAAAAAAATTGGTTTTACGGAGAGCTGGTGTAGTAGAGTAATGGGGTTGATTGAAACAGTATCTTATAGCTTTCTTCAAAATTGTGAGGTGTTTGGAGTGGTTGTACCACAAAGAGGAGTGCGCCAGGGTGATCCGATATCACCATCCATATACATTTTATATGCAGAGGGGCTTAGTTCTATAATTAGGCGTAATGAGGATGTTGGACTGATCCATGGCTATACTATAGCTCGAGGGGCACCACGAATATCCCATCTTTTATTTGCCGATGACTACTACTTTTTCTTTATAGCAGTGCCAGCAGAGGCAATTGTTATGAAAAGGATCCTTGATAGATATGAAAATATTTCTGGACAAATGGTTAATTATTCGAAGTTAGCAGTTACTTTTTCTAAGAATACTCGTGAAGAAAATAGGAGAGAAGTATGTGATCAGTTGGGGGTTCAAGAAACTCGGAATCCAGGTACGTACTTGGGAATGCCTATGTATATAGGTCGAAGGAAGACTGCATTGTTTTCAGGTCTGGTGGATAAAGTTGAGCAAAAAATACACACTTGGCAGAATCAAACCTTGTCCGAAGCAGGAAAGGTAACACTGTTGAAGACGGGTGCCCAGGCAATTCCAAATTTCTGGATGAATATGTTGTTAATTCCTGCTACAGTTTGTGAGGGTTTAGAAAGAAGGATGAATAATTTCTGGTGGGGGAATGGCAGGTCAGTAAAAGGAGTTAAGTGGATGTCTTGGGATAAATTATGTGAGGTAAAGGAAGCAGGTGGTTTGGGGTTTAAAAAGGTAAGAACCTTTAATATCTCTATGTTAGCAAAACAGGCATGGCGACTTGTTACCAATGCAAATCCTTTAGTGATAAGCAAAATGCGTGCAAG AAATTGCCTGCCTACTGCTGCTGCATTACTAGGGAGACATGTTGATGTTAGCCCTATTTGTTCTTGGTGTCATTCACAAGTTGAAGATGATATGCACGTACTTTTTAGATGTTGCTTTGCTAAAGATCTGTGGGCGGAAATTGGTTTCAGTCAGTTGGTCTCAGATTATGCAGATGATACAGTGTTCACTCTGTTAAATCGAGTGTTTCAGCTAGGAACTAAAGAACAACTGGTCATGGTGGGTCTCTTGTGCTGGAATTTATGGCAGAGAAGGAATACATGGGTGTGGAATCGAGTGAACTTGTCAATCTTTGGAATTAAATCTAAATCTTGTCATATGTTGGCAGAGTGGAATCGAGCAAAGGGATTAAGTGCTAGGAAAGTGACACAACAAGAATGTGGCAATCGGGTATGGTGTAAGCCCAGTACAGGATGGATAAAAATTAACACGAATGCAGCTTGTCTGGTAGGATCTGATCGTGTAGGAGTTGGTTGTGTTGTGAGAGATGAAAGGGGTAGATTTGTTCGATCCAGGACCAATATCTTTATGCAGCAAATGCAACCACGGGAAGCAGAAGCTATGGGACTGAGAGAGGCTCTTTCTTGGGTTAAAGAGTGGAGAAATAACAAGTGTGTTTTTGAATGCAATGCAAAGCTCTTGGTCGACGCAGTCAACGGAGGTGCAGGAAAATCTTACTTTGACACAATTGTTGATGATTGTCGGGATATACTTAAACACTTTGAAGAAGTGTCTATTACTTTTGTTTATAGAGCTGCGAATACTGCAGCTCATATGTTAGCTAGGGCTGCACATTCTATGTCAGATTCTCAGGAATGGTTATCTACTGCTCCTGaattcatttcatgtaatcttATTTCGAAAGGAATCTAA